In the Campylobacter concisus genome, TAATAATAATATCAAACCACGTTACTAAATCCATTATATAGTTCCTATTAAATTTTGAAGTTCTTGCTGGCTAGTTGAATAAGCTAGCGCATTTTCTTTTGTAATCTTACCCTCTTTTAGTACTTTCATCAAAGCCTGAGTTTGCGTACCCATACCAGTTTGTTGTTGATTTAGCTGCATCTGAGAGTAAATTTGATGTATTTTGTTTTCACGTATCAAGTTTGAGATAGCCATATTGTTTATTAAAATTTCATGCACCGCACACCTTCCACCGCCTATCTTTGGGATCAGGCTTTGTGAAACGACAGCAGTTAGCGAAACACTAAGCATATTTCTTACTTGCAATTGCTCACTTCCATCGAAACTATCAACGATCCTATTTATAGTTTGAATGGCTGAATTTGTGTGAAGCGTACCAAAGACTAAGTGTCCAGTCTCAGCCGCCGTGATAGCCGTTGAAATCGTCTCTCTATCTCTCATCTCGCCCACAAGTATGATATCCGGATCTTCACGAACCGCAGATTTTAGAGCCCTTGAGTAGGAAGTTGCGTCAGTGCCGATATTTCTATGAGAAAATAGAGCTTTTTTATTGTTATGTACAAACTCGACTGGATCCTCAATTGTAATAATATGCTTTCTATAATTTAAATTTATCTCATTAAGCATGGCTGCAAGAGTTGTTGATTTACCACTTCCTGTCGGTCCAGTAACCAAAATAAGACCTTTTTCACGCTTAATAATATGCTTAAAAATTTGTGGGGCATTTAGCTCATCAAGAGATGGGATATTGATTGGGATTATACGAAAAGCAGCAGCTAAATCGCCATTCATGGTATAGTAATAGTTGCCACGAAAGCGACCAATATCTGGAAGCTCGATCGCAAAGTCAAGCTCTTTATTATTCTCAAGTTCACTTTTTTGTTCATCAGTAATCAAAGCAAAACATAAATTCTCTATATCCTTGCCTCTTAGTACGCCAAAATCAATAGGCTTTAAAGCACCATCTACTCTTATTTGCGGCTCAGATCTTGAAACAAGGTGAAGATCACTTGCCTTATCACTCACAACAGTTTTTAAAAGTGTTTTTATATCGCCAGCAAGATTATTAAGGCTATTATCTTCTGGTATTTTTACACTTAAATTCTTTGCCTGAAGCTGTTCGATTAGATCCATATTTTTACCATTATTCTATTATTTTTGGTACAGCAAAAAAATGCCCTTCACGTGAAGGAGCGTATTTCAAGATCGTATCAATCACATCACTTGGTCTTGGCTCATCTTCTCTTAAAGGTGTGCCACCTTTTATAGAGCTAACTACAGCTTCATCACTGCTTAGATCAAGTTCATTTAAAATATCAACAAAAGATACAATCTCGCTTAGTTGTTTTTTTACTTCTTCTCTTTTTTCATCACTGATTTGTAAGGCAGAAAGTTTTTCTAATTTATTTAAAAGAGTGTCATCTATTTGCATTATATAAGTAACCTTATTAATTAATTTTGAGCCATTATATCACATTCAAGCTTTAATTTTGGGATAGTTTTAATTTAATTATGTTAAAATCTGCGAATTAAAATTTTTTAAAAATAAAGGAAAAGCGTTGGCTATAAAAGAAGATCTAACACAGATAAAACAAGAGATTGGTGCTCAAGAACAGTTTTTAGAAAGCATGATCAAAGGTGAGCGTTTCTTTAGAAAGTATAAAAAATTTATGATAATTGCCATTATTGTTGCCGTCATTGCAATTATTGGATTTTATTCGAACAAAATAATAAATGATAATAGAATTGAAGATGCAAATTTGGCTTACTCAAAGCTCATTTTAAATCCAAACGATGCAAATGCCTTAAGCATTTTAAAAGAAAAAGAACCAAATTTATATGCACTTTTTTCACTTCAGCAAAAGCTTGATAAAAATGAGACAAATGGCATTAGCGAGCTTGCAAATTTAAAAGTAAATCCTATAGTAAAAGATATTATTCTTTCACAAAATGGTAATGCAAACACTCAAATTTTAAGCGAATATAGCATACTCTTAAAAGGTTTTGAGCTTTTAAAACAAAACAAAATCAAAGAAGCAAATGATGAGTTTAATAAAATTTCACTCGACTCTCAACTTCAAACTTTAGTTAAAAATTTAAAACACTATCAGGGAATAAAATAATGAAAAAAATTACTCTTTTCTTGGCTTTTGCCTTGGCCTTAGTTTTAAGCGGATGTGGCACAAAAAGACAATATTTCGAGCCAGCTCAAACCTCTGGCAAAATTTCTTTGTCAAAAGATATGCCATCTTATATCAAATCAACAAATGCAAATGGTGCCACTCTTGACAACGGCAATATCGTCACCAAAAATGGCCTAAATACAAGCATTAAGTTGCCTGAAAATTTTAATTTCTTAAATGAAAACAACGGCTTTATCATCTCAGCTAGCATAAATGGCGATCTAAATGTGACAGATCCTAGTGGACACAGCGTTTATAGTAATAAATTTCCAACAGCAATTGTTGCTGCTTCTCTTGATCAAAACCTATTAGCAGCTATCAGTGCAACAAACCACATCTATCTAATAGATATAAATAATGCAACAACAATAATGGAATACAGCTCGTCTAATATAGCAGCAGTTGATTCAAGGATCGTAGCACCATTTTTTATGAGCTCACTGATTGTATATCCGGCATTAGATGGCAAAATTTATATAGTACAAAAAGAGACTGGTAGAATTTTACGTGACGTGGTCGTAAGCTCTGAAAATTTCTTTAATAACATCATATTTTTAGGCGTTGAGGGCGATAATCTAATCGCAGCAACAGCTAAAAAACTTATCGTCATTAACCCAAACCAAACAGTTTATTATGACGGTGAGATCAAAGATGTACTAGTTAATAACGATGAAATTTATATCTTTAAAAAAGATGGTACGATCGTAAGAACAAATCTTATGCTAAAAGAGCAAAATAAAGTTAATTTCAAATTTGCCATCTTCTCAGCAGCTACTATTATCAATAATAAGCTCTACGTAATCGAAAAAACAGGCTACGTTATAAAAACAAATTTAGACCTCAGTGGAGCTGAAATTTATGAGTTTAGCGATGAGATAAAGGATAAAAGCTTTATGGGCAATGGTGCCTTTTATTATGATAATGAGCTTGTTAATCTAGGGCAATGAACCAAAAAATTTGGGAGCTTTTTGAAGCCAAAAAAATCCTTTTAAAAGATATCAAAGCACTTAATACAAGTGAATTTAGCACAAAAAAGACGCTTGATATCTTTTGGGGGGTGGACAATAAGAGCTTTTACAATCTTGTCTTTTTAAGAACAGCAAAAAGTAGATTACTACGCAAAGAGGCTTTGGAGCTTGAAGAAATTTCTAAAAAAATAGAGATGAAATTCCAAACAAGCCTAAGAAAAAAAACTATATTTTATAACTCAGAAATTTGTTCTAAAGCCTTAAAAGAACTACAAGATAATAATTGGCGATGTTATGATTTTGTGTAATATAGGCAATACTAACGCTACATTTTTAGAAGATGGCAAAATCTCACGTATGAAAATTTCTGAGTTTAAAAGCTATAAGCCAGAAAAAAAAGTATATTTTATATCCGTAAATGATGAAATTTTAAATATTTTAAAAGATAATAAGATGTTTGTGGATCTAGAACCATTTTTTACTATTGATACGATATATCAGGGTCTAGGAGTAGATAGAATCGCAGCATGTTACTCTATAAATAATGGCGTAATCGTTGATGCTGGAAGCGCCATAACAGTTGACATTATGGCAAATTCTATCCATCTTGGAGGATATATCTTGCCAGGCATTTCAAGTATGCTAAACGCCTACAAAAGTATCTCGCCACGACTTGATATTACTATAAATTCACAAATTGACATAGATGCACTACCACAAAAAACAGCTGATGCCGTGAGTTATGGCATTATTAAACCGATAATAACTCTACTAGATAAGCTAGCCGGTGATAAAAAAGTCTATTTTACTGGTGGAGATGGCGATTTTTTGTCAAAATTTTTTAAAAATGCTATTTGCGACAAGATGCTAATTTTTCGTGCCATGCAAAAGCTAATAACTGAAAAGAAAGATATGATAATATGATAACAGTAGCACTACCAAAGGGAAGAATAGCCGAGGCAACACTAGAAATTTTTAGAAAAATTTTTGGTTCAAGTTTTTTATTTGAAGATAGAAAATTAATCCTTGAAGAAGGAAATTTTAGATTTTTAATGGTTCGCAACCAAGATATCCCAACTTATGTCACTGAAGGTGCAGCTGATATTGGTGTAGTGGGGCTTGACGTACTTGAAGAGCACAAGCCAAACGTTGTAAGACTACTAGATTTAAAAATCGGACAGTGCAAAGTTTGCATTGGCATAAAAAACGACTCTGAACTAGATCTAAACCAGCCAGAGCTAAAAATAGCCACAAAAATGCCAAATATAACAAGAAATTATTTTACAAAACAAGCCGTAGCTGTAAAGATCATCAAGCTTTATGGCTCGATCGAACTTGCACCATTAGTTGGCTTAAGCGACGCGATAGTTGATGTAGTAGAGACTGGCTCAACCATGAAACAAAATGGACTAAAGATCGCTGATGATATCATGCAAAGCTCAGCTTATCTAATAGCAAATAAAAATAGTTTTATCATTAAAAAAGATGAGATTTTAGAGCTTTATAAAAAAATCAAAGAAGAAATTTAAAGTCCTGCTGCCTCATCATAAAGTACAAAAATTTCTCTAGTGATATAAAGTCCAACTATTCACTTATAAATTCTTTTAGAATAATGCATTGGTAGCTATTGGCGCACATTAGCACTTAGCAATACAAATTTAATCATGAGAGATTATTATTTAATCAAATTTTAGTCTATTGATTGCCATCAAAAACCAAGGCAATGATCCTAGCAAATTTAAAGCGACCAGTGATAATGGCTTCTTATCCTGTCATAAGAGTAAAAGCTCTTAGCTGATGGACTAAAATTTATGGATACTCTAAAAGCAAATCCTCACAACTCAGTTTATGATGGTCCGACTTTATACTGCGATGAGTGCCACGAGCATAAAATTCCACAATGAATGGGGAGGGTAACACCTTGAAAATTTCAAAAACTATTAGTGCCTATAATCTTTATAAGTAAAATTTTGGATTTTTAGTTGTTTTGCCAGTTCATTATGCATTTTATGATACAAGCGGAGATAAATTTCTGTATAGTTTGTCATGAGATGGATCCTATGGTCATTGCATATAACGACGACATCCACAGTGGTAATGGTAAAACAGGCATCAAAGCAAGATGCGTAGACTGCCACATACCACATGACAATATCGCAAAATACGCTCTAACAAAGGCAAAAAATAACATCTTAGAGGGCTGAGTATATTTCTTTGGTGATCATGATGTGATTGATTGGCATAAGAATATAAAAAATCTCGAGTATTTCGTATTTGATAATAGCGACACTAGCTCCACACAAATGTAATAGATAACAACACTTCAGCACAAATTCAAAAGATGCATGCTCACCATCAACAACTTAAAGAGTTAAAATGTGCAAGCTACCAATATGATGTATGACATGGGTATGGTTTAGAAATTACCTTGAATACCGAAAGCTAACATATAAAATTTATGAGAAGATTATATTAGAGCAAAAGATTGATGTTAAGAAAAAATCTTCAAAGATGAATATAAACCTACAAAAGAAGAAGAGGAATTTTTAAAACAAAAGGCTGATAAGAATAATGCAAAACATGTTGGTGGATAGTCTAAACTTTCTATTAATCAGGCAAGCAATTTGGTCTTACCTGATTTTACATATTACATAAAGCTTTTTAATACAAATTTTTATTACAAAGATATAGATAAATCTAAATTGGAAAAATTTATAAAAATATTAAAGATAAAATAATAAATTTTAGTTTTTAAAATTTAAGAAATTTGCACAAGCTCTTTGTTCTCAAGCTTGTAGGAGCTATCGCATTTTGCTGCTAAATCGTTGTCGTGAGTGACTAGAACAAGGGCGGCATTGTTTTCATTTATATAGTCAAATAAAACTTGCATCACCTCATTTGCAGTTTGCTTGTCAAGGTTGCCCGTTGGCTCGTCTGCAAAGATGATCTTTGGCTTTTTAGTAAGCACTCTAGCGATACTAACGCGCTGCTGCTGACCGCCACTTAGTTCGCCAACTTTTTGGTTCATAACGCTTGAAATTTTAAGCGCTTCAAGATCATTTTTTTCTATATTTTCACCAGATAAGATACTTGCAAGCTCGATATTTTCATAAGCACTAAATCCTTTAAAAAGATAGTGCGACTGGAAAATAATGCCAAAATTAAGCCTTCTAATAGCCAAAAGCTCATTTTGAGAAAGCTCGTAGATCGATCTATCTTGATAGATAACCTCGCCAAAATTTGGCTTCAAAAGTGTTGAAAGTATGTGTAAAAGTGTTGATTTGCCACAACCGCTAATGCCGGTTATCGCGATGCTTTGTTTTTGATTGAGAGTTAAATTTATATTATTAAAGAGCGTATAATCATACGCAAAGCCTAGATTAGACGCTCTTAAAATTTCCATTAGCCTATTTGAGCAGCAACTTCTGCAGCAAAGTCATCTACTTTTTTCTCTAAGCCTTCGCCAAGCTCGAAACGAACGTATTTTACGATCTCGATCTTGCCGCCAAGCTCTTTGCTCTTCTCTTCGACAACTTGTTCGATAGTCTTTTTATCGTCCATTACATAAAACTGACCTAAAAGTGTAAGGCGTTGATCAAGCACTGTGTTATCAGCGTAAAATCTCTCGATCTTACCAGGGATGATCTTATCCCAAATTTTCTCAGGTTTGCCCTCAGCTTTTAACTCTTCTTCAATCGCTTTTGTAGCTTTTGCAAGCTCAGCGTCGCCTATCTGGCAGCGGCTAGCATACTCAGGGATGTGGTGAAGTGGCTTGCCTAGGCGTTTTAGCTCTTCATTGTCTTTTTCAAGCTCAGCGCGGAGTG is a window encoding:
- a CDS encoding type IV pilus twitching motility protein PilT, with translation MDLIEQLQAKNLSVKIPEDNSLNNLAGDIKTLLKTVVSDKASDLHLVSRSEPQIRVDGALKPIDFGVLRGKDIENLCFALITDEQKSELENNKELDFAIELPDIGRFRGNYYYTMNGDLAAAFRIIPINIPSLDELNAPQIFKHIIKREKGLILVTGPTGSGKSTTLAAMLNEINLNYRKHIITIEDPVEFVHNNKKALFSHRNIGTDATSYSRALKSAVREDPDIILVGEMRDRETISTAITAAETGHLVFGTLHTNSAIQTINRIVDSFDGSEQLQVRNMLSVSLTAVVSQSLIPKIGGGRCAVHEILINNMAISNLIRENKIHQIYSQMQLNQQQTGMGTQTQALMKVLKEGKITKENALAYSTSQQELQNLIGTI
- the gatC gene encoding Asp-tRNA(Asn)/Glu-tRNA(Gln) amidotransferase subunit GatC, yielding MQIDDTLLNKLEKLSALQISDEKREEVKKQLSEIVSFVDILNELDLSSDEAVVSSIKGGTPLREDEPRPSDVIDTILKYAPSREGHFFAVPKIIE
- a CDS encoding L-seryl-tRNA selenium transferase, encoding MKKITLFLAFALALVLSGCGTKRQYFEPAQTSGKISLSKDMPSYIKSTNANGATLDNGNIVTKNGLNTSIKLPENFNFLNENNGFIISASINGDLNVTDPSGHSVYSNKFPTAIVAASLDQNLLAAISATNHIYLIDINNATTIMEYSSSNIAAVDSRIVAPFFMSSLIVYPALDGKIYIVQKETGRILRDVVVSSENFFNNIIFLGVEGDNLIAATAKKLIVINPNQTVYYDGEIKDVLVNNDEIYIFKKDGTIVRTNLMLKEQNKVNFKFAIFSAATIINNKLYVIEKTGYVIKTNLDLSGAEIYEFSDEIKDKSFMGNGAFYYDNELVNLGQ
- a CDS encoding type III pantothenate kinase, whose protein sequence is MILCNIGNTNATFLEDGKISRMKISEFKSYKPEKKVYFISVNDEILNILKDNKMFVDLEPFFTIDTIYQGLGVDRIAACYSINNGVIVDAGSAITVDIMANSIHLGGYILPGISSMLNAYKSISPRLDITINSQIDIDALPQKTADAVSYGIIKPIITLLDKLAGDKKVYFTGGDGDFLSKFFKNAICDKMLIFRAMQKLITEKKDMII
- the hisG gene encoding ATP phosphoribosyltransferase; translated protein: MITVALPKGRIAEATLEIFRKIFGSSFLFEDRKLILEEGNFRFLMVRNQDIPTYVTEGAADIGVVGLDVLEEHKPNVVRLLDLKIGQCKVCIGIKNDSELDLNQPELKIATKMPNITRNYFTKQAVAVKIIKLYGSIELAPLVGLSDAIVDVVETGSTMKQNGLKIADDIMQSSAYLIANKNSFIIKKDEILELYKKIKEEI
- a CDS encoding NapC/NirT family cytochrome c, with the protein product MHFMIQAEINFCIVCHEMDPMVIAYNDDIHSGNGKTGIKARCVDCHIPHDNIAKYALTKAKNNILEG
- a CDS encoding ABC transporter ATP-binding protein; amino-acid sequence: MEILRASNLGFAYDYTLFNNINLTLNQKQSIAITGISGCGKSTLLHILSTLLKPNFGEVIYQDRSIYELSQNELLAIRRLNFGIIFQSHYLFKGFSAYENIELASILSGENIEKNDLEALKISSVMNQKVGELSGGQQQRVSIARVLTKKPKIIFADEPTGNLDKQTANEVMQVLFDYINENNAALVLVTHDNDLAAKCDSSYKLENKELVQIS